Proteins encoded in a region of the Streptomyces akebiae genome:
- a CDS encoding ATP-binding cassette domain-containing protein: MTTPLLRLEGVSKSFLGTHALQDISLEVDAGKVLCLLGDNGAGKSTLIKILSGFHKPTTGTIEVNGVPAVFDSPRDASAQGIATVHQFGGTFPLMGVGRCFFVGAEPTKGWGPFKLFDKKLAGEIAVREMQSLGITRVTDGARLVGSLSGGERQALAIARAVYFGANVLILDEPTAALGVKEAAHVLRIIMQARAKGVAVILVTHNVRHAMMVGDHFAVLIRGQKADDFRKGERTREEITDLMAGGEAMADLEAELAELQAGA; encoded by the coding sequence ATGACCACACCCCTTCTGCGCCTGGAAGGCGTCAGCAAGTCCTTCCTCGGCACCCACGCGCTGCAGGACATCTCCCTGGAGGTGGACGCCGGAAAGGTGCTGTGCCTGCTGGGCGACAACGGTGCCGGCAAGTCGACCCTCATCAAGATCCTCTCCGGGTTCCACAAGCCGACCACCGGCACGATCGAGGTCAACGGCGTCCCTGCCGTCTTCGACAGTCCGCGTGACGCCAGTGCCCAGGGCATCGCCACCGTGCACCAGTTCGGCGGTACGTTCCCGTTGATGGGCGTCGGCCGCTGCTTCTTCGTCGGGGCCGAACCCACCAAGGGCTGGGGCCCGTTCAAGTTGTTCGACAAGAAGCTGGCGGGCGAGATCGCCGTCCGCGAGATGCAGTCCCTCGGCATCACCCGCGTCACCGACGGCGCCCGCCTGGTCGGCAGCCTCTCCGGCGGCGAGCGCCAGGCCCTGGCCATCGCCCGCGCCGTCTACTTCGGCGCCAACGTCCTCATCCTCGACGAGCCCACCGCCGCCCTCGGTGTCAAGGAGGCCGCCCACGTCCTGCGCATCATCATGCAGGCCCGCGCCAAGGGCGTCGCCGTCATCCTCGTCACCCACAACGTGCGCCACGCCATGATGGTCGGCGACCACTTCGCCGTCCTCATCCGCGGCCAGAAGGCCGACGACTTCCGCAAGGGCGAACGGACCCGCGAGGAGATCACCGACCTCATGGCCGGCGGCGAGGCCATGGCCGACCTCGAGGCCGAACTCGCGGAGCTTCAGGCCGGCGCCTGA
- a CDS encoding SpoIIE family protein phosphatase → MSSISWIPAGPPLGLGGLPFETTEITLPEGSLLALCTDGAGRLPGTGPRRGNRAPVQRPRPSRVVRSASSGRSLSRRARHRATRAPSRRHRLLIARAQALDPQHVAAWNLPTDPSMAARARELVTAQLDAWNVSEASFAIERFQYGH, encoded by the coding sequence GTGTCGTCGATCTCATGGATACCGGCCGGTCCCCCGTTGGGACTGGGCGGGTTGCCGTTCGAGACCACCGAGATCACCCTTCCTGAGGGAAGCCTGCTCGCTCTCTGTACCGATGGGGCTGGTCGACTCCCGGGAACAGGACCTCGACGAGGGAACCGCGCGCCTGTGCAGCGCCCTCGCCCGTCCCGCGTTGTACGGTCCGCGTCCTCTGGACGATCTTTGTCACGACGTGCTCGCCACCGTGCCACCCGAGCACCCAGCCGACGACATCGCCTGCTCATCGCCCGCGCCCAGGCCCTCGATCCTCAGCACGTCGCCGCCTGGAATCTGCCGACCGACCCCTCCATGGCGGCCAGGGCACGCGAGCTTGTCACCGCGCAGCTCGATGCGTGGAATGTGTCGGAGGCGTCCTTCGCCATTGAGCGTTTTCAGTACGGCCACTGA
- a CDS encoding IS110 family transposase: MHRLLRCGTGPLPRDPAGLRWWRLISLIDPPGAGAARPTPSTPRLPPGPRCPASHGRYRRAATGKWKRCGCSGWRRTPRSKQGSRERLQLLAQGGGSVDPDTPEQLAGEASLAALCGVSPVEKSSGKSRRRRLNRGGDRQANAALHRIVVTRLPSTGRSGGTRPDGPPGRHTRPRTDFGRHAARGGDALDEHTLWAPRAPVGGRGLARGSVRRLATPRADSGSTSSGSSVVRRWAGP; this comes from the coding sequence GTGCACCGGCTCCTACGGTGCGGGACTGGCCCGCTACCTCGCGACCCAGCAGGTTTGCGGTGGTGGAGGTTGATCAGCCTGATCGATCCACCCGGCGCCGGCGCGGCAAGACCGACGCCGTCGACGCCGAGGCTGCCGCCCGGGCCGCGCTGTCCGGCATCGCACGGGCGCTACCGAAGAGCGGCGACGGGCAAGTGGAAGCGCTGCGGATGCTCCGGTTGGCGAAGAACTCCGCGGTCGAAGCAGGGAAGTCGAGAGCGGCTCCAGCTCCTCGCGCAGGGCGGGGGGAGCGTTGACCCCGACACCCCGGAACAGCTGGCCGGCGAGGCATCCCTCGCCGCCCTGTGCGGCGTCAGTCCTGTTGAGAAGTCCTCAGGGAAGAGCCGGCGCCGTCGGCTCAACCGCGGCGGAGACAGGCAGGCCAACGCCGCGCTGCACCGCATCGTGGTCACCCGCCTACCATCTACCGGACGGAGTGGAGGCACACGCCCGGACGGCCCGCCCGGCCGCCACACGCGGCCGAGAACGGATTTCGGCCGGCATGCGGCGCGTGGGGGCGACGCCCTCGACGAACACACGTTGTGGGCCCCGCGCGCACCTGTCGGCGGGCGGGGCCTCGCAAGGGGTTCTGTGAGGCGGCTGGCGACGCCGCGTGCAGATTCGGGCTCTACGAGCTCCGGCTCTTCGGTGGTCAGGCGGTGGGCGGGACCGTGA
- a CDS encoding Gfo/Idh/MocA family protein, translating into MTTSAKPLSVAVIGAGMAGRSHAAGYRNVNTVFGAGLPPVRLAAIADANVALAEDAARRYGFEKALPSWEAVVEDPTIDAVSIVVGNALHRPIAEALVAAGKHVLCEKPLAGSLEDARAMAGLERSAEVVTAVGYTFRRSPGIAAIRDHVRRGELGDLTLFSGRYWCDYATDPNGPLSWRFKGGPGSGALGDVGSHVIDAAEYVAGPIASVSGAALSTQIPKRPLPLGAVVGHNAAPVSDEFGEVENEDTASFTARFESGLVGTFSVTRTGFGLPNGLFFDVLGLGGRAAFDQHRPAEYLFDDAQPDARTRGARQIIAGPQMPYFAGGVPMEAPGVGASNGDNFTYQARAFLDQVAGVAEPLPACATFADALRTMEIIKAVVESSQAGGAAVTVPPTA; encoded by the coding sequence ATGACCACGTCCGCCAAGCCTCTGTCAGTCGCCGTGATCGGTGCCGGTATGGCCGGCCGCAGCCACGCCGCCGGTTACCGCAATGTCAACACGGTCTTCGGCGCCGGTCTGCCGCCGGTGCGGCTGGCCGCGATAGCCGACGCCAATGTCGCACTCGCCGAGGACGCCGCCCGCCGTTACGGGTTCGAGAAGGCGCTCCCCAGCTGGGAGGCCGTCGTCGAGGACCCGACGATCGACGCCGTCAGCATCGTCGTGGGCAACGCCCTGCACCGGCCGATCGCGGAGGCCCTGGTCGCGGCGGGCAAGCACGTGCTGTGCGAGAAGCCGCTCGCCGGGTCGCTGGAAGACGCCCGTGCGATGGCCGGGTTGGAGCGTTCCGCCGAGGTCGTGACGGCCGTGGGCTACACCTTCCGCCGCTCCCCCGGTATCGCCGCGATCCGCGACCATGTGCGGCGCGGTGAGCTGGGTGACCTGACCCTGTTCAGCGGCCGGTACTGGTGCGACTACGCGACCGACCCGAACGGCCCGCTGAGCTGGCGCTTCAAGGGCGGCCCGGGTTCCGGCGCGCTGGGTGACGTCGGCTCGCACGTCATCGACGCCGCCGAGTACGTGGCCGGGCCCATCGCCTCCGTCTCCGGGGCCGCGCTGTCGACGCAGATCCCCAAGCGTCCGCTGCCGCTGGGCGCGGTCGTCGGCCACAACGCGGCTCCCGTCTCCGACGAGTTCGGCGAGGTCGAGAACGAGGACACCGCGTCGTTCACGGCCCGCTTCGAGTCCGGGCTCGTGGGCACCTTCTCGGTGACGCGCACCGGCTTCGGCCTGCCCAACGGGCTGTTCTTCGACGTCCTGGGCCTCGGCGGCCGGGCCGCGTTCGACCAGCACCGGCCCGCCGAGTACCTCTTCGACGACGCCCAGCCCGACGCCCGTACGCGCGGCGCCCGGCAGATCATCGCCGGCCCGCAGATGCCGTACTTCGCGGGCGGTGTCCCGATGGAGGCACCGGGTGTGGGCGCCAGCAACGGCGACAACTTCACCTACCAGGCCCGCGCCTTCCTCGACCAGGTCGCGGGGGTGGCCGAGCCGCTGCCGGCCTGCGCCACGTTCGCCGACGCGCTGCGGACGATGGAGATCATCAAGGCCGTCGTCGAGTCCTCCCAGGCCGGTGGCGCCGCCGTCACGGTCCCGCCCACCGCCTGA
- a CDS encoding sugar porter family MFS transporter, protein MGVRDDATQAPAPSTAAMGDTSPKVYRRLRTITVIATFGGLLFGYDTGVISGALPFMALSPGEGGLGLTPLTEGVVASSLVLGAAFGALFGGRLCDHHGRRRTILGLAVLFFVGALGTALAPDLWVMVLFRVLLGLAVGGASATVPVFLAELAPAERRGRLVTQNELMIVTGQLLAYTSNAVIAETVGEGGVWRWMLAIASVPAVLLWAGMLFVPESPRWLASRGRYEEAERTLGLVRDADVVAVEFAAIKERVVADAREPRAGWGDLRTPWIRRIVTFGFGLAALTQLTGVNSIMYFAPTILLDTGLGTQAALTATIANGVVAVLAVSTGMYLLGRYGRRPMLLTGQIGVTVSLVLIAFCFLVLPESTVRSYLVLASMLTFLLFMQGCIATVFWLMLSEIFPLRLRGFAMGTAVFGTWMANFLVTLVFPPLIDAIGGFTFLIFAAINAATFLHYLRTVPETRGRSMEAIESHFRGQYAT, encoded by the coding sequence ATGGGCGTCAGGGACGACGCGACTCAGGCCCCCGCACCGAGCACGGCCGCCATGGGCGACACCTCGCCGAAGGTCTACCGGAGGCTGCGGACCATCACGGTCATCGCGACCTTCGGTGGGCTCCTCTTCGGCTACGACACCGGAGTCATCTCCGGAGCACTGCCCTTCATGGCCCTCTCGCCCGGGGAGGGCGGGCTCGGCCTCACCCCGCTGACCGAAGGCGTCGTCGCCTCGTCCCTCGTGCTCGGCGCGGCGTTCGGCGCACTGTTCGGCGGCCGGCTCTGCGACCACCATGGGCGCAGGCGGACGATCCTCGGGCTCGCCGTGCTGTTCTTCGTCGGCGCGCTCGGCACCGCGCTCGCCCCGGACCTCTGGGTGATGGTCCTCTTCCGGGTGCTGCTCGGGCTGGCCGTCGGCGGGGCGTCGGCGACGGTGCCGGTGTTCCTCGCGGAGCTGGCTCCGGCCGAGCGCCGAGGGCGTCTGGTGACCCAGAACGAGCTGATGATCGTGACGGGTCAGCTGCTGGCGTACACCTCGAACGCGGTCATCGCCGAGACCGTGGGCGAGGGGGGCGTGTGGCGCTGGATGCTCGCGATCGCCTCGGTGCCCGCCGTGCTGCTCTGGGCCGGCATGCTGTTCGTGCCCGAGTCGCCGCGCTGGCTGGCCTCGCGCGGCCGGTACGAGGAGGCCGAACGCACGCTGGGCCTCGTCCGTGACGCGGATGTCGTCGCCGTGGAGTTCGCGGCGATCAAGGAGCGTGTCGTCGCCGACGCCCGCGAGCCCCGGGCCGGCTGGGGTGACCTGCGCACCCCGTGGATCCGGCGCATCGTGACGTTCGGGTTCGGGCTGGCCGCCCTGACCCAACTGACCGGCGTCAACTCGATCATGTACTTCGCGCCGACGATCCTGCTGGACACCGGTCTGGGTACACAGGCCGCCCTGACCGCGACCATCGCGAACGGGGTCGTGGCCGTGCTCGCGGTCTCGACGGGCATGTATCTGCTCGGCAGGTACGGCCGACGCCCCATGCTGCTGACCGGTCAGATCGGCGTCACCGTCTCGCTCGTGCTGATCGCGTTCTGCTTCCTGGTCCTGCCCGAGTCGACCGTGCGCAGCTACCTCGTGCTCGCGTCGATGCTGACGTTCCTGCTGTTCATGCAGGGGTGCATCGCGACCGTGTTCTGGCTGATGCTCTCGGAGATCTTCCCGCTCCGGCTGCGCGGCTTCGCGATGGGTACGGCCGTCTTCGGCACCTGGATGGCGAACTTCCTGGTGACCCTGGTGTTCCCGCCGCTGATCGACGCGATCGGCGGGTTCACCTTCCTGATCTTCGCCGCGATCAACGCCGCCACCTTCCTCCATTACCTGCGCACCGTTCCCGAGACCCGGGGGCGCTCGATGGAAGCCATCGAGTCCCACTTCCGCGGACAGTACGCCACCTGA
- a CDS encoding CoA-acylating methylmalonate-semialdehyde dehydrogenase, protein MTTIQHWINGSPTQGSAANTQPVFNPATGAEQAQVVLGGTADVDTAVAAASAAFETWSESSLSQRTQVMFAFRQLLVEHEEELGRIISAEHGKTVDDARGEITRGREVVEFACGLGDVLKGSFSDQVSRGVDVHNFRQPLGVVAGITPFNFPAMVPLWMHPIAIATGNTFILKPSERDPSAANFVAELYQKAGLPDSVFNVVHGGKPAVDAILTHPGIEAVSFVGSTPIAKYVHETATAHGKRVQALGGAKNHAVVLPDADLEFAANHITAGAYGSAGERCMAVSVAIAVGDAADKLVEILQRKAREVKVGPGDQPGTDMGPLVTKTAQERVENAVGGAATQGATVVVDGRGLKIDGHEDGFFTGPSLLDHVTTDMDAYKEELFGPVLAVIRTDSLDHAIDLINANPYGNGTALFTASGEAARRFQRTVKVGMIGINVPVPVPMSYYSFGGWKDSLIGDSPIHGPEGIRFYTRPKVVTTRWPQPAQQVNAGFNFPTST, encoded by the coding sequence GTGACTACCATCCAGCACTGGATCAACGGCAGCCCCACCCAGGGCTCCGCCGCCAACACCCAGCCGGTGTTCAACCCGGCCACCGGTGCCGAGCAGGCACAGGTGGTCCTGGGCGGCACCGCCGACGTGGACACCGCCGTCGCAGCTGCTTCCGCCGCGTTCGAGACCTGGTCGGAGTCCTCGCTCAGCCAGCGCACCCAGGTGATGTTCGCCTTCCGCCAGTTGCTCGTCGAGCACGAGGAGGAGCTGGGCCGGATCATCTCCGCCGAGCACGGCAAGACCGTCGACGACGCACGCGGCGAGATCACACGCGGCCGCGAGGTCGTGGAGTTCGCCTGCGGCCTCGGCGACGTGCTGAAGGGCTCCTTCTCCGACCAGGTCTCACGCGGCGTGGACGTGCACAACTTCCGCCAGCCCCTCGGCGTCGTCGCCGGCATCACCCCCTTCAACTTCCCCGCCATGGTGCCCCTGTGGATGCACCCCATCGCCATCGCCACCGGCAACACCTTCATCCTCAAGCCCAGTGAGCGCGACCCGTCGGCGGCGAACTTCGTCGCCGAGCTCTACCAGAAAGCCGGCCTCCCCGACAGCGTCTTCAACGTCGTCCACGGCGGCAAGCCGGCCGTCGACGCGATCCTCACCCACCCCGGCATCGAAGCCGTCTCCTTCGTCGGCTCCACCCCCATCGCCAAGTACGTCCACGAGACCGCGACCGCCCACGGCAAACGCGTCCAGGCCCTCGGCGGCGCCAAGAACCACGCCGTCGTCCTCCCCGACGCCGACCTCGAATTCGCCGCCAACCACATCACCGCCGGCGCCTACGGCTCCGCCGGCGAACGCTGTATGGCCGTCTCCGTCGCCATCGCCGTCGGCGACGCCGCCGACAAGCTCGTCGAGATCCTCCAGCGCAAGGCCCGCGAGGTGAAGGTCGGCCCCGGCGACCAGCCCGGCACCGACATGGGCCCACTCGTCACCAAGACCGCCCAGGAACGCGTCGAGAACGCGGTCGGCGGCGCCGCCACCCAAGGGGCCACCGTCGTCGTCGACGGACGCGGCCTCAAGATCGACGGCCACGAGGACGGCTTCTTCACCGGCCCCTCCCTCCTCGACCACGTCACCACCGACATGGACGCCTACAAGGAAGAGCTGTTCGGCCCGGTCCTCGCCGTCATCCGCACCGACTCCCTCGACCACGCCATCGACCTCATCAACGCCAACCCCTACGGCAACGGCACCGCCCTCTTCACCGCCTCCGGCGAGGCCGCCCGCCGCTTCCAGCGCACCGTCAAGGTCGGCATGATCGGCATCAACGTCCCCGTGCCCGTGCCGATGTCGTACTACTCCTTCGGCGGCTGGAAGGACTCCCTCATCGGCGACTCCCCCATCCACGGCCCCGAAGGCATCCGCTTCTACACCCGCCCCAAGGTCGTCACCACCCGCTGGCCCCAGCCCGCCCAGCAAGTGAACGCCGGCTTCAACTTCCCCACCAGCACCTGA
- the iolD gene encoding 3D-(3,5/4)-trihydroxycyclohexane-1,2-dione acylhydrolase (decyclizing): MNTIRLTTAQALVRFLAHQYSERDGQEHRLIPGVWGIFGHGNVAGIGQALLQAATTGEADLPYYLARNEQGMVHASVAYAKMRDRLATFACTASTGPGSTNMITGAALATTNRIPVLLLPSDMFATRAADPVLQQLEDTRGGDVTVNDTFRAVSKYFDRISRPEQLIPAALAAMRVLTDPVETGAVTLALPQDVQAEAYDWPVSFFRRRVWHVGRPVPEPAAVERAAALLRGARKPLIVAGGGTVYSGAETQLRAFAEATGIPVADTHAGKGAVAWDHPYAVGGIGSTGSYAANELAREADVILGIGTRYSDFTTASHTVFANPDATFVNLNVTRLDAVKHSAEPLVADARLGIQALAGALTDWEVDQEYRDRTRQLIARTREIEEECFAPDRNTGELPAQTQILGALNDVLGDRDVVINAAGSMPGDLQQLWRARDPKAYHVEYAYSCMGYEVAASVGAKMADPSREVVVLVGDGSYLMMAQEIVTMVSEGLKVIIVLVQNHGFASIGALSESLGSQRFGTEYRFRDEDSGRLDGGILPVDLAANAASLGADVLHATTVDEFRTAMEKAKAATHTTVVHVETDLYGPNPPGHGWWDVPVSQTSALDTTRTAYETYAAHKRTQRHYL; this comes from the coding sequence ATGAACACCATCCGACTCACCACCGCCCAGGCGCTCGTACGCTTCCTGGCCCACCAGTACAGCGAACGCGACGGCCAGGAACACCGCCTCATCCCCGGTGTGTGGGGCATCTTCGGGCACGGCAACGTCGCCGGCATCGGCCAGGCACTGTTGCAGGCAGCCACGACCGGCGAAGCCGACCTGCCCTACTACCTCGCCCGCAACGAACAGGGCATGGTCCACGCCTCCGTCGCCTACGCCAAGATGCGTGACCGGCTCGCCACCTTCGCCTGCACCGCCTCCACCGGCCCCGGCTCCACCAACATGATCACCGGCGCGGCGCTCGCCACCACCAACCGCATCCCGGTGCTGCTGCTGCCCTCCGACATGTTCGCCACCCGCGCCGCCGACCCCGTCCTCCAGCAGCTGGAGGACACCCGGGGCGGCGACGTCACCGTCAACGACACCTTCCGCGCCGTATCCAAGTACTTCGACCGCATCTCGCGTCCCGAGCAGCTGATCCCGGCCGCACTCGCCGCGATGCGGGTACTGACCGACCCCGTCGAGACCGGCGCCGTCACCCTCGCCCTCCCGCAGGACGTGCAGGCCGAAGCGTACGACTGGCCCGTCTCGTTCTTCCGGCGCCGGGTGTGGCATGTGGGCCGCCCGGTTCCGGAGCCGGCCGCCGTCGAGCGCGCCGCCGCCCTGCTGCGAGGCGCCCGCAAGCCGCTGATCGTCGCAGGTGGCGGCACCGTCTACTCCGGTGCCGAGACTCAGCTGCGGGCCTTCGCCGAAGCCACCGGCATCCCCGTCGCCGACACCCACGCCGGCAAGGGCGCCGTCGCCTGGGACCACCCGTACGCGGTCGGCGGGATCGGCTCGACCGGTTCGTATGCCGCGAACGAGCTGGCACGCGAGGCCGATGTGATCCTCGGGATCGGCACCCGCTACTCCGACTTCACCACCGCCAGCCACACCGTCTTCGCCAACCCCGACGCCACCTTCGTCAACCTCAACGTCACCCGCCTGGACGCCGTGAAGCACTCCGCCGAACCCCTGGTCGCGGACGCCCGGCTCGGCATCCAGGCCCTCGCGGGCGCGCTGACGGACTGGGAGGTGGACCAGGAGTACCGCGACCGGACACGCCAACTGATAGCCCGTACAAGGGAGATCGAGGAGGAATGCTTCGCCCCGGACCGCAACACCGGCGAACTCCCCGCTCAGACCCAGATCCTCGGCGCCCTCAACGACGTCCTCGGCGACCGCGACGTGGTCATCAACGCGGCCGGATCCATGCCCGGCGACCTGCAACAACTGTGGCGGGCACGGGATCCGAAGGCCTACCACGTCGAGTACGCCTACTCCTGCATGGGCTACGAAGTCGCCGCCAGCGTCGGCGCCAAGATGGCCGACCCCTCGCGCGAGGTCGTCGTCCTGGTCGGTGACGGCTCCTATCTGATGATGGCCCAGGAGATCGTCACCATGGTCTCCGAAGGACTGAAGGTCATCATCGTCCTCGTCCAGAACCATGGCTTCGCCTCCATCGGCGCCCTGTCCGAGTCCCTCGGCTCGCAGCGCTTCGGCACCGAGTACCGCTTCCGCGACGAGGACTCGGGCCGCCTCGACGGTGGCATCCTCCCCGTCGACCTCGCCGCCAACGCCGCCTCCCTCGGCGCGGACGTCCTGCACGCCACCACCGTCGACGAATTCCGCACCGCGATGGAGAAGGCGAAAGCCGCCACCCACACCACGGTCGTGCACGTCGAGACCGACCTCTACGGGCCCAACCCACCCGGCCACGGCTGGTGGGACGTCCCCGTCAGCCAGACCTCCGCCCTCGACACCACCCGCACCGCGTACGAGACATACGCCGCCCACAAGCGCACCCAGCGGCACTACCTGTAA
- the iolB gene encoding 5-deoxy-glucuronate isomerase, whose protein sequence is MSDTSKYHLSRGTSADGPYDLLITPESAGWGYSGLRILTLGPGEAHALSTGDSEFLVLPLTGSCTVTTDGKAFELAGRTGVFASATDFAYLPRESEALISSAAGGRFALPSARTERGGQPARYGRKEDVPVELRGAGACSRQVNNYCLPGTFDAEQLLVCEVLTPGGNWSSYPPHKHDEVRTDEAGNPVESELEEIYYFEVSGDGNGFGYQRVYGTTDRPIEVLAEVRSGDAVLIPHGWHGPSIAAPGYDLYYLNVMAGPGQDRAWLICDDPAHGWVRSTWESQDVDDRLPFEGPTEQ, encoded by the coding sequence GTGAGCGACACCAGCAAGTACCACCTGTCCAGGGGCACATCGGCCGACGGCCCCTACGACCTCCTGATCACGCCGGAGTCGGCGGGCTGGGGATACTCCGGACTCAGGATCCTGACCCTGGGCCCGGGCGAGGCGCACGCCCTGTCCACCGGGGATTCCGAGTTCCTGGTCCTGCCGCTGACGGGCTCCTGCACCGTCACCACGGACGGCAAGGCCTTCGAACTCGCCGGCCGGACAGGCGTGTTCGCCTCGGCCACCGACTTCGCGTATCTCCCGCGCGAGTCGGAGGCTCTCATCAGCAGCGCGGCCGGGGGACGGTTCGCGCTGCCCTCCGCCCGTACCGAGCGGGGAGGTCAACCGGCTCGGTACGGGCGCAAGGAGGACGTCCCTGTCGAGCTGCGGGGTGCCGGGGCGTGCTCGCGGCAGGTCAACAACTACTGCCTGCCCGGCACGTTCGACGCCGAGCAGCTGCTGGTGTGCGAGGTGCTCACCCCCGGCGGGAACTGGTCCTCGTACCCGCCGCACAAGCACGACGAGGTACGCACCGACGAGGCCGGCAACCCGGTCGAGTCGGAGCTGGAGGAGATCTACTACTTCGAGGTCTCCGGCGACGGGAACGGCTTCGGCTACCAGCGGGTCTACGGCACCACCGACCGGCCCATCGAGGTGCTCGCCGAGGTGCGCTCCGGCGACGCCGTCCTCATTCCGCACGGCTGGCACGGCCCGTCGATCGCGGCCCCCGGATACGACCTGTACTACCTCAACGTCATGGCCGGTCCGGGGCAGGACCGCGCCTGGCTGATCTGCGACGACCCCGCCCACGGCTGGGTGCGTTCCACCTGGGAGTCCCAGGACGTCGACGACCGGCTTCCCTTCGAAGGGCCCACCGAGCAATGA
- a CDS encoding Cgl0159 family (beta/alpha)8-fold protein: protein MLPDNVSRIVGARVNDPGAIAAAAARRVRATSLLGEHGKAMIIAADHPARGANGVGGDPTAMADRFKLLDRLCVALERPGVTGVLATADILEDLLLLGVLDGKSVFGSMNRGGLAGSVFEIDDRFTGYDAETIAAMGFDGGKMLTRIALDDPATPSVLENTARAVDELNDRQLIAMVEPFLSLWQDGKIRNDLSTDAAVKAVTIASGLGRRTAYTWLKLPVVDDMERVLASSTLPALLLGGEVKDADAAFASWGKALKQPTAQGLVVGRSLLYPSDGDVAGAVDRAVSLL, encoded by the coding sequence ATGCTGCCCGACAATGTGAGCCGGATCGTGGGGGCCCGCGTCAACGACCCCGGTGCCATCGCGGCGGCCGCCGCCCGCCGTGTGAGGGCGACCTCGCTGCTCGGCGAGCACGGTAAAGCCATGATCATCGCCGCCGACCATCCGGCGCGAGGTGCCAACGGCGTAGGCGGCGACCCGACCGCCATGGCCGACCGCTTCAAGCTGCTCGACCGCCTGTGCGTGGCGCTGGAACGGCCCGGAGTGACCGGCGTCCTGGCCACCGCCGACATCCTGGAGGACCTGCTGCTGCTCGGCGTCCTCGACGGCAAGAGCGTCTTCGGTTCCATGAACCGCGGTGGGCTGGCGGGTTCGGTGTTCGAGATCGACGACCGGTTCACCGGGTACGACGCCGAGACGATCGCGGCGATGGGCTTCGACGGCGGCAAGATGCTCACCCGCATCGCCCTCGACGACCCGGCCACCCCGTCGGTCCTGGAGAACACCGCCCGCGCGGTCGACGAGCTGAACGACCGGCAGCTCATAGCCATGGTCGAGCCGTTCCTCTCCCTCTGGCAGGACGGGAAGATCCGCAACGACCTCTCCACCGACGCCGCCGTCAAGGCGGTCACCATTGCCTCCGGGCTGGGCCGCCGCACCGCCTACACCTGGCTGAAGCTGCCGGTCGTCGACGACATGGAGCGCGTCCTCGCCTCCTCCACGCTGCCCGCGCTGCTGCTGGGCGGCGAGGTCAAGGACGCCGACGCGGCCTTCGCCTCCTGGGGCAAGGCACTGAAGCAGCCCACCGCTCAGGGTCTGGTCGTGGGCCGCTCCCTGCTCTACCCCTCGGACGGCGATGTCGCCGGGGCGGTGGACCGGGCGGTGAGCCTGCTGTGA
- the iolC gene encoding 5-dehydro-2-deoxygluconokinase: MPFEVLTMGRVGVDVYPLQTGVGLAEVTSFGKYLGGSPTNVAVAAARYGHTASVVTKTGRDPFGDFVRQALEGYGVDAGFVGTSDIAPTPVTFCEIFPPDDFPLYFYRLPKAPDLDIRPDELDLDAVRDASVFWMTGTGLSEEPSRSATLAALAHRAKAGTTVFDLDWRPMFWNDPDQARTYYAEALRHTTVAVGNLDECEVATGEREPYAAAKALLAAGVELAVVKQGPKGVLAMTRDGSTAEIPPVPVDVVNGLGAGDAFGGALCHGLLSGWDTRRTVSFANAAGAIVAGRLSCSDAMPTEAEVAAKLREAALASDEREV; this comes from the coding sequence ATGCCGTTCGAAGTGCTGACCATGGGCCGTGTGGGGGTGGATGTGTATCCGCTTCAGACGGGTGTGGGGCTGGCCGAGGTCACGTCGTTCGGCAAGTACCTCGGCGGCAGCCCCACCAACGTCGCGGTGGCCGCCGCCCGTTACGGGCACACCGCGAGCGTCGTCACCAAGACGGGCCGCGACCCGTTCGGGGACTTCGTCCGGCAGGCGCTGGAGGGATACGGCGTCGACGCCGGCTTCGTGGGGACGTCGGACATCGCGCCGACGCCGGTGACGTTCTGCGAGATCTTCCCGCCGGACGACTTCCCGCTGTACTTCTACCGCCTGCCCAAGGCCCCTGACCTGGACATCCGTCCCGACGAGCTCGACCTGGACGCCGTGCGCGACGCCAGCGTCTTCTGGATGACCGGGACGGGGCTGAGCGAGGAGCCGAGCCGCTCGGCCACCCTCGCGGCGCTGGCGCATCGGGCGAAGGCGGGCACGACGGTCTTCGACCTGGACTGGCGGCCGATGTTCTGGAACGACCCGGACCAGGCCCGTACGTACTACGCCGAGGCCCTGCGCCACACCACCGTCGCCGTCGGCAACCTCGACGAGTGCGAGGTGGCGACCGGGGAGCGCGAGCCGTACGCCGCCGCGAAGGCACTGCTCGCCGCCGGGGTCGAGCTCGCCGTGGTCAAGCAGGGCCCCAAGGGCGTGCTGGCCATGACCCGGGACGGCTCGACCGCCGAGATCCCGCCGGTGCCCGTCGACGTCGTCAACGGTCTCGGCGCGGGGGACGCCTTCGGCGGCGCGCTGTGCCACGGGCTGCTGTCCGGCTGGGACACGCGCCGCACGGTGTCCTTCGCCAATGCCGCCGGCGCGATCGTGGCGGGCCGACTGTCCTGCTCCGACGCCATGCCCACCGAGGCCGAGGTCGCGGCCAAGCTCCGCGAGGCAGCCCTCGCATCCGATGAACGAGAGGTGTGA